The DNA sequence GTATTGATCACTTATACTGTCGTATTTGTCGGAATCATGGGGAACCTGGCCTCAGATGCGGCCATGGTACTGATTCCGCCGCTCGCCGCCATGGTTTTCTACAAGGTTGGGCGCAACCCGATCGCAGGTCTCGCAGCCGGGTATGCTGCAGCCGGTGCCGGTTTTACAGCCAACCTTGTCATTACCGGGACAGACACATTGCTTGCAGGGATCTCCACGGAAGCTGCAAGGATCATTGATGACAGTTTTACCGTTTCACCTGTTGATAACTATTATTTCAATATTGTTTCCGTCTTCCTTCTTACAGTAGTCGGTGCCCTTGTCACCACTAAGTTCATCGAGCCTCGCCTTGGCAAATATAAAGGTGATGTCGTCGAAGAAGCAGTCACAGAGGATCACCCGAAAGCAGGCAAAGGCCTTCGCAATGCCGTCATCGCCGGGGGAGTTTATTTAGCCATCATCCTAGTCACTCTCTTCCTGCCTGACAGCCCATTGCGCGGCGAAGGCGGAACCATTGTCCCGTCTCCATTCATTGACGGCATCGTTCCTATTACCCTAATCTTCTTTATTGTGATCGGGGTTGCCTACGGTATGACAGTCGGAAATATCAAATCAAGCGGAGATGTTGCCAAGTACATGGCTGAATCCATGAAGGATATGGCAGGCTATATCGTCCTGATTTTTGCCATCGCGCAATTCATTGCCTATTTCAGCTGGTCCAATATCGCGACATGGGTAGCTGTAAACGGCGCCGAATTCCTGAAGGACATCGAGTTCACCGGAATCGGACTCATTATCGGATATATCATCTTTACCGCCTTGCTGAACTTCCTGATCACATCAGGTTCAGCCAAGTGGGCGCTTGAGGCTCCTGTCTTCATCCCAATGTTCATGCAGCTGGGCTACAACCCTGCATTCACCCAGGTTGCCTACAGGATCGCCGACTCGTCCACAAACATCGTCACACCATTGATGCCATACATGGTCATCACCTTATCATTCATGCAGAAGTACGATAAAAAAGCCGGGATCGGGACCTTCATCGCCCTCATGCTCCCGTACTCCATCTGCTTCCTGCTCACCTGGATCATCCTGATCCTGGTATTCTACTTCTTCGGCATTCCATTTGGGCCGGGGATTGGGCCGATGTTGTAAAAGAGCTTACTTGGCACCAGCAAACGAATTAACAGAAAAAGGCCCGCAGCCAAGCTGCGGGCCTTTTCCTCAATAAGAAGTCCGTTGGGATCATTCGTAGTTCTTGTTCTGCTCCCATTCAATTATATCAAAGTTGATGGTTCAGCAAGCTGCGTTTTCCACCTTAAAAGCTAGCCTTGTGGGATATTCTTCCACAAGGCTTCATTCTTTTTTCACTATTTCACGTTGCCCGACATAATAAACGTCTTCCAAATTCCTGTACTCTGAGAAACTTCTTCTCCTAAAACCACAAGTTTGCCTTTGTGGTTAAAGAGGAAATATCCTTCTCCACTCATGCTGTATGTTTTGCGAAGTGTAAAGGTCTCATAGTCATAAACATAGATTCTATCGCCTATTGTTAAATAGAACTCTGTCAATTCAGGATTGAAGGCAACATCACTGAAGCCTGTTCTCAGGTCAGTGAAATACTTCATATTTGTTTCTCTTAAACTGGTTGATCTGAATACTGTTCCAGCATGGTTAAACAGATAACGGCCATCCGGAGAAATGGTCATATAGGTATCTAAATTATAATCACCATGATAAGGAGAATCATAGCCTCCGGTGAATATACCATTTTCAACAGTGAAGACTTCCATATCCCGCGGACTGGTATCTGAGTTTACCGCATATATTCTCTTTTTATCAGAGTGCATAAAGAGCTCGCTTTGCTGGCGGATTGATTTTGAAGACACTTCTATACCGGTTTCTTTATTGTAGCTTTTTAAGTATGTCCACTGGCCGGAACCTGAAGAAACATAAAAATAGTTTTCATCAGCAACAATGTCATACGGGTCCACATTGATATCAAAGTACTTTTTAATCTTTAATGTCTGGGGATCTACAATTGCGACTGCACCGTTTTGTGTTTCATTCCACCAATAAGAGCTGTGCTCTCCTTTTAACAGGGTGACATAAAGCTCTCCATTCGCATAAAAAACACTCTCAGCAGGCAAACTGAATGGCAGCCGCTTAATGGATTTGGTTTCATAATTAACAGCGATCAGCGCGCCATCTTCGTTTATTCCATACACAACCGGCAGTTCACTGTCATGTACAGCATCAAGGAAGATATCAGACAATGTTTGCTTTGTGCCTTGAAGAGGTTCCATATTGATTGGTTCCGGACGCTCTTCTTTTACCTCATCCTCTTCCCATTCATCTTCTTCCTCAAAGTCTAAAACAGGCATTGCAGAAAATTTCTCGGTGCTGATTTTTTTAAAGTCAGCCTTCTTATAATCTTTTAGAAACTCATTCACATAGTCTGAAGAAATAGCAAAATTAATATCTTCAAATCCAAAGGAATTCAATCCAAGTACATAGCCCTTCATGTTTAAAAGAGGGCCGCCTGAGCTTCCAAAAGTAATTTGAGCAGTTGTTTGTATGGCTTTTAGGCTGCCCATTTCATCCTCAAAGATTTGCTTTCCAGACACAATTCCTTCTGAAATTGAATTTTTCAAACCAAACGGGCTGCCGATTGCTACTGCTTTTTCACCTTTAACAGCTGAACTAAAGCTCGCCAATGGCAAAGAAGGAAAACCAATTCTCTCTGCTGGCTTCAGAATCGCTAAATCAAGATAATCATCGTATTTAACTACCCCTTCCAGCTCAAATTCCTTGCCGCTTTCTGTAATGGCAACAGCCCTTGTTCCGCCGCTGATCACATGAAAGTTTGTGGCTACAAGCTGGTTGGCAACAATAAATCCGCTGCCTTGTGAAACAAGTTCATCATTTTCATCATATAACTCAATAACAACAACACTCTGCTCATTCTTTGCAATTTCTTCTGTACTGCGAACTGGTGCTTTTGCCATGTCGAACGGTTTAAAGTCCTCATTTAAAAAGCGGGACATGAACGCTGCAAAGTGCGCCCTGACCATGGTCTCATTCGGACGGAAAGTTCCATCCGGATAGCCTGTGGTGATATTGTGTGCTGCCAAAGACTGTACAAATGGATAAATGCTTGCTGTGGCCGGCACATCTTTAAAGCTTGAATAGGAATTGCCTTTAAGCTTATAGGCGTTAACAAGAATAATCGCCATCTGGCCTCTTGTCAGCGTACCATTGGGATCAAAAATCCCAGCGCTTTTACCTGAAATGATGCCCAGCTGTTTTGCTTTGGCAATCGCATCATATCCAGAACTGCCCGGGGGAACATCTTTAAAATTAGGGTTTGGCGCATCTCCCGTTTTGATGCCAAGTTCCCTAATAATCATGTGAACGGCCTGTACCCGTTTAATCGGATCCTGAGGCCCAAATTTACCGTTTGAATATCCGTTGATAATTCCTCTGTCTGATAAAAATAATATTTCATCACGAAAGGCAGTTACGTCTGGATATAATATACTTCCCTCCGCCTTTTTAAGGTCAATCGACACCGGAATAGTCAACAAGAGAAATAAAGTTAAAATAATCTTAAATGCCCGCTGCAAGTGCGTTCCTCCTTCATGGTTATCAGATAGATTTTAATGGAATTGGAGGAAAATAGCTTGTTGTAAAATATGGGATTTATTTCATGGTGACAGGCACCTCCCGAATTTTGTCGAACACCCAGCTAGCAGCATTCTCCCTCAACGTGTATTTGTAGACTATTCAATTTCCCCTATCCGTAGATAGCCAGCAATATTAAGCATTTTCTAAGACAGCTGTATTCCCGGGGACAGCTTTATTGAGGAATGGAAATGCGTACACGCTTAGCAGAGAATACGATAATTTAAGGAATTTAAAAAATAGACCTGTGCTAAAAGCACAAGTCTATTCTAAGAACTGAAAATGGTTAATACTAGTTTACAAATCGGCCCCTATCAGCCTTTTCAGTGAAAGACTGCTGGCCCCCGGCTTTTCACTGCCCGTAATGGCACTTCCAACAATGGCAATGTCCACAATACTATTTTTCAATGTACCAATTGTTTTTTCTGAGATTCCTCCTGCTATGGCAATCTCTGAATCCTCAAGTCCATCTGCCGCCTGAAATAACGCCGGGTCTGCCAGCTGCCCCTCCTTCTGCATGTCTTTCCCAATATGGAGACAGAACAGGCGGGCTCCGAGCTGATGAATTTCCCTCGCTCTGGCAGAGTCGTGTATGCCCAATAGATCAATCATGATTCTTTTTCCATATGCCTCTGCTGCTTCGAGTGTTTCCTTAATAGTTCCATTATGCGAGAAGCCCATTACGGTGACAATATCCGCTCCTGCCCCGAAAGCCTGATTAGCTTCGTGCCTCCCTGCATCACATGTCTTCATATCGGCTACAAGCACTTTTTCAGGAAATTCCTTTTTCATGCTGCGGATGATATCCATGCCATATTCTTTAATCACGCCTGTCCCTATTTCAATCCAGTCAATATTTTCATAAGCTTCCTTAACGATGCGGAAGCACTCCTCATTTGTCAGGCGGTCAAGAGCCAGCTGTACTTTCATCATTATCCCTCTTTCGTTAAAAATCCACAGGATTTCTCCTGTGGAAAGTTAAGTATTAAACTCCTGAATAGGCCATGAAACCGCCATCTACAGGTATGGTCACACCTGAGACGAAGCCGGAGTATTCCCCATCGGCGAGCCATAAGAGCGTGCCAAGAAGGTCATTGGGCTTGCCAAATCTTTTCATTGGTGTATGTGCGATAATTTTTTCTGATCTCGCAGTATGTGACCCGTCCTCCTTCAGGAGCAGATCACGATTTTGTGAAGTTAAAAAGAAGCCAGGCGCGATAGCATTTACCCTCATCCCCGTCTCAGCAAAATGAACAGCCATCCACATGGTAAAATTATTTATAGCCGATTTGGCAGCGCTATAAGCAGGCACCTTTGTCATTGGGGAATACGCACTCATTGAGGATATATTAATAATGATAGGCGATTCCTGCTTCAGAAGTTCCTTGCCAAATACTTGGCTGGCCAGAAATGTCCCGGTGAAATTGCTCGCAAAGACCTGTGAAAACCCCTTTTCGTCCATATCAAAGAAGGTTTTGCCGGAGGATTCCGGGTCAAAAGTTTCGGCTGCCGTGATAGCATCCGGATGATTGCCGCCTGCACCATTGATTAAAATATCCACCCGCCCAAAGCTTTTTAATACTTCTTCTTTGGCGCTTTCCAACGAGGATCTGTCCAGAACATCTGCGGCAGCAGCTATGGCTTTGCCGCCGGACTCATTTATTTCAGAAGCGATGGCCTCTCCTTTTTCAGCAGTCCGGTTCAAAATGGCAACATTGACTCCATGCCTTGAAAGCTCCCGTGCCATTTCTGAGCAAAGCACCCCGCTCCCGCCTGTTATAACGGCGGTTTTCCCATTAAGGTTCTCATGAATTGGAAACATTAGAATTCCCCCGTTTTTCAGATTGATAGGCATCCCACAGCCCGTGAAGGTACATGATGCCAAGCGCCCTGTCATACAGTCCGTATCCCGGCCTGCATTTCTCATCCCAGATATGCCTTCCATGGTCAGGCCTCACATATCCTTCATACTGAATATCGGACAGTTCTTTGACAACCCCTTTAATATTAATGGATCCATCTGATGTCAGATGAGAGGTTTCAATAAAATCGCCATTTTCATATATTTTTACATTGCGGATATGGGCGAAAGGAGATCTTCCGGCAAACTCCGCAGCAAGCTTCACCATATCATTTGCCGGATTTGCCCCAAGTGAACCGGTACAGAATGTAATGCCATTGGAAGGTGAGTCAGAAATGGCAAGAAGCTTTTCAAGGCTCTCTCTGCCTGTCATGATGCGCGGAAGGCCAAAGATGGACCATGGCGGATCATCCGGATGAATCGCCATTTTGATTCCTGCCTCCTCGGCTACAGGCAGAATTTCATGCAGGAAGTACCCAAGATTCCTCCACAAGTCTGACTCTCCTATCTCTTTATAGGCTTCAAACAGCTCCTTGATCCGCGCAAGCTTTTCCGGCTCCCAGCCTGGCAGCGTCAGGTCAGAAGCAGCTGCAACCGTGTCTATTAATTCCTGCGGATCCAGATTATCCACCTTCAGCTTTTCATAAAAAAGGGCTGTGGATCCATCCGGCAGCTCTTTATAAAGCTCTGTCCTGGTCCAGTCGAAAATCGGCATGAAATTATAACAGATGACCTTGACGCCAAATTCACCAAGATTGCGGATGGTCTGTTTATAATTTTCTATATAAAAATCCCGTTCTTCATTTCCGAGCTTTATTGATTCATGAACATTTACACTTTCGACAACTTCTCCATGGAAGCCAAATGATTGAATATACTCGAGCTCGGATTGAATCTCTTCCTTCTCCCAAACATCTCCGGCAGGTTTATGGTGAAGTGCCCAAACTATGCCCTTTACATCCGGGATCTGCTGGATGTTCTCCAGGTTTACCGTATCATTATTCCTGCCATACCAGCGGAATGTCATGTTCATTTCTGTCCACTCTCCTCTGCAGCAGCTATGTATTTCCGGCAGAGCTCTGTGACTGCTGCCTTTCCTCCAGATTGATAGGCTTTATTCAGGTCGCTTCCAATCCCGGCAGCAACAGCTCCAGCCTTCAGCCAGCTGCCAATGTTTTGAAGATTTACTCCTCCTGTCGGCATGATCTTCACCTGCGGAAGCGGGCCATTGACTGCACCGATGAAGGATGGATCAAAGCGGTTGGCAGGAAAAAGCTTCACGATGTCAGCTCCGCTTTCAAGGGCTGACACAATTTCCGTAATGGTCATACAGCCTGGCAGGTATGGCACGCTGTATCGATTGCATATTACAGCTATGTCTCTATTAAAATTGGGGCTGACTATGAAGCTTGCCCCGTTAAGAATGGCATGCCGGGCTGTCTCCGGATCCAATACTGTCCCGGCGCCTATCAGCCCGCCCTCACTTCTCACAGCTTCAAATACCTTTGCCACATCAGGCGTCGTGTACGTCAATTCTATTGCCTGGAAGCCGCCTTCTAAAGCTGCGGCCGATATGTCAATAGCCTCTTCGGCAGTCCTGCCCCGCACAACGGCAACAACTTTTGAATCTGCCAATTTATTCAACACTTCTATTTTTCCGTTCATTCTATCACTCCTCATTCAAAGACAATGACTGCTTTGCGCACCTGGTCCGGATTTTCCTCAACAAAGTTGAACGCTTCCTGAACTTCATCAAGAGTAAATTTATGAGTAATAAATCCATTTGCTTCAAGCTTTCCTTCGTTCAGGAGGGAAATTACTTTTCCAAACTGGTTTGTCTGTAATCTTGAACCGACAATGGTAACTTCCTTCTTGGTGATAGGAAGCTGGGAAATGGGCGATGGCTTCTCGTCAAAGCCCAGCACAACCACCCGTCCTGCCGGGGAAACCACGTTTACCCCCAGCTCAAAAGTAGATGGCAGGCACACAGCGTCAATGACAATATTCGGCCCCTCTCCTCCAGTCAGCTCCATAACTCTATCTTCGACGGACTCTTTTCCGGCATCAATGACTTCATCAGCCCCATTTTCCTTGGCAAACGCAAGGCGCTCTTGTTTTAAATCAGTCATGATGACATGCGCGCCGCTGAGCTTCGCCATCTTCAGGATGCAGATGCCGATTGGGCCGCAGCCCTGGATGAGGACAGAGTCACCTTCTTGAACATCACCTCTCCAGACAGACTGGGCACCAATCGTATATGGTTCGGCCAGAACGATTTCATCCCAGTCAAGGCCAGGGTCTGCCGCATGAAGCTGCTTTTCCGGCAGGACGAAATATTCCCGCATGCCGCCATCCTCATGTACGCCGAACACAGACAGGTTGCTGCAGACATTAGGTCTGCCTGTCCGGCATGCGTAGCATTCTCCGCAATAGCGGATCGGCTCAACCACAACATGGTCGCCAGGCTTTACGCCCGTAACGCCTGACCCTATTTCAACGACTTCTCCCGCGACTTCATGCCCGGGAACTCTTGGATATGTGGCCAGCGGATTGGTTCCATGATAGATATGCATATCCGAGCCGCAGATCCCTACCCGCTTTACTTTTACAAGTACTTCTTCAGGATGGGAGATGACCGGTTTTTCCGTATCAATAATTTCCATTTCCATTGCTTTTGGTATTTGTACTGCCTTCATAATTTTCTCCTCCTATTCAAATAAGCTTGGCAGGAACAGTGAGATTTGCGGCACGAATGCTACAAGCAGCAGGACCGCCAGGCTGACGCCAAGGAATGGCACCAGCTCCTTCGCTGTTTTTCCAATGGATACCTTGCCGATTTGAGATGCAACGAAGAGACATACACCGACTGGCGGTGTTACAAGTCCAATGACAAGATTCAATACCATCATGACTCCGAACTGGACTGGATCCATGCCGACCGAAGCGGCAACCGGCAATAATACCGGGAACAGGATCACAAGAGCTGCGATTGTTTCCATAAAAGTACCGACAAACAGCAAGAGCAGGTTAATCAGCAGAATGACTACAATTGGATTGCTTGAGATACCAAGAATGGTATCGGCAACCATTTGCGGAATCTGTTCGCTGACCATGATCCACCCAAACAGATTCGCAAAGCCGACCAGCAGCATAATGGAGGCTGTGCTCGTCATGGAGGACAGCATAATTTCCGGGATTTTTCTTACAGGAAGCTCCTTATAGACAAAAATTCCGATGACAAAGGCATACAAAACAGCAATGATGGAGGCTTCTGTTGGTGTGAAATATCCGCCAAGGATTCCATAAAGGATGATAACTGTCATGAACAGCGCCCAAAAGGCACCGGTAAAGCTTTTCCAAATCTCCTTCAGAGATTTTCTTTCCCCCTTTGGATACTTGCGCCTTACAGAAATGATGTAAGTAGGAATCATAAGTCCCACACCGAGCAGCAGACCAGGCAGCGCTCCGGCAAGGAAAAGGTCTCCGATTGATACCGATGCCAGCGTCCCGACAATGATCATCGGCAGGGATGGAGGAATGATAGGTCCTACTGTAGAGGATGATGCTGTTACTGCAGCAGAAAAGCCGGCTCCGTAGCCTTCTTTCTTCATAGCCGGAATCAGTACGGCCCCTATGCTTGCCGTATCTGCCAGTGCAGTTCCGGAAATCCCAGCAAAGCCCATGGAGGAACCAACATTAGCAAGTCCAAGGCCGCCGCGGATATGGCCAAAGCAATTATTGGCAAAATTGATGATCCGATCGGTGATGCCCCCGGCGTTCATCAGGTTCCCTGCAAGAATGAAGCCCGGGATACATAACAGAACAAAGGAATTTAGTCCCCCGAACATTTTTTGGGGAATGATATTCAGCGGAATATCACCAAGGATCAGATAAATGAGCGATGACAGGCCAAGGCTGAAGGCAACTGGCACGCCAAGGAAAATCAAGATGATAAAAGAAAAGAACAGCACGGCTGCCATCATAGTTCTCCACCGCCAATCTGTGAATTAAAGTCTTCTTTATTGCGGATAAGCCTGATGATTTTTACGATAGAATATAACACCAGGAAGATGCTCATAATCAGGATGGATGCATGAATGGCAGACATCTGGAAAGGCATGGTCGCTGACGTCTGATTTTTCCCAAGCTGATAAAAAAACCACCCTTCCTTCACCAGGATTACCCCAAGGAAGAGAATGAGCAAATATATAAATACCTCATAAAATCTGCGGACATTATGGGACATCTTTGCAAAGATCAAATCAACATTTATGAATTCCCCCCGCAGCAAAGCAAGCGGAGCCCCAAAGCAAATTGCATACAAGAACAGATAGCGGGTAAGTTCTTCAGTCCAGATGGCTGTATAAGGGAGATACCTGGACATAATCTGGATCATAACAACGATGATGACACCTGAAAAACTGGCAACTGTCAGAAAAGATAATGCACGGTCCAGCCAGATTCTTATTTTCATCGTTATACCTTCCTTTCTCTATAGCTGATAAAAGGTTTGAAGAAAGGCACTGCGGGCAAGATTCCCGGTGCCTTTCCCAATCAGCCGATCTATTATTCTACTTCAAGGATTTTCTCATAAAGCTCATACTGTTCAGGCTTCAGGCTGTCTTTGATTGCAGGCTGCATCTTTTCGCGGAAAGCATCCTGGTCTACGTCGATAAACTCCATGCCTTCATCTTCCAGCTCAGACTCGATTTTGGAAATCTCTTTGTCATAAAGCTCTTCCCCAAAGGCTTGAGCCTCTTCAGCCGCTTCCTTTACAGCTTTTTGC is a window from the Bacillus infantis NRRL B-14911 genome containing:
- a CDS encoding SDR family oxidoreductase; this encodes MFPIHENLNGKTAVITGGSGVLCSEMARELSRHGVNVAILNRTAEKGEAIASEINESGGKAIAAAADVLDRSSLESAKEEVLKSFGRVDILINGAGGNHPDAITAAETFDPESSGKTFFDMDEKGFSQVFASNFTGTFLASQVFGKELLKQESPIIINISSMSAYSPMTKVPAYSAAKSAINNFTMWMAVHFAETGMRVNAIAPGFFLTSQNRDLLLKEDGSHTARSEKIIAHTPMKRFGKPNDLLGTLLWLADGEYSGFVSGVTIPVDGGFMAYSGV
- a CDS encoding AbgT family transporter — protein: MKLENQPGTSPQKKEGIFQKFLNGIEKIGNKLPDPFILFVVLTLLVIVASAIFKAFGATVVHPGTGEELPVKSLASGEGLQYILSSMLDNFTGFAPLGLVLAMMLGIGLAEKVGLLDYAIRKTILKSPPVLITYTVVFVGIMGNLASDAAMVLIPPLAAMVFYKVGRNPIAGLAAGYAAAGAGFTANLVITGTDTLLAGISTEAARIIDDSFTVSPVDNYYFNIVSVFLLTVVGALVTTKFIEPRLGKYKGDVVEEAVTEDHPKAGKGLRNAVIAGGVYLAIILVTLFLPDSPLRGEGGTIVPSPFIDGIVPITLIFFIVIGVAYGMTVGNIKSSGDVAKYMAESMKDMAGYIVLIFAIAQFIAYFSWSNIATWVAVNGAEFLKDIEFTGIGLIIGYIIFTALLNFLITSGSAKWALEAPVFIPMFMQLGYNPAFTQVAYRIADSSTNIVTPLMPYMVITLSFMQKYDKKAGIGTFIALMLPYSICFLLTWIILILVFYFFGIPFGPGIGPML
- the uxuA gene encoding mannonate dehydratase translates to MNMTFRWYGRNNDTVNLENIQQIPDVKGIVWALHHKPAGDVWEKEEIQSELEYIQSFGFHGEVVESVNVHESIKLGNEERDFYIENYKQTIRNLGEFGVKVICYNFMPIFDWTRTELYKELPDGSTALFYEKLKVDNLDPQELIDTVAAASDLTLPGWEPEKLARIKELFEAYKEIGESDLWRNLGYFLHEILPVAEEAGIKMAIHPDDPPWSIFGLPRIMTGRESLEKLLAISDSPSNGITFCTGSLGANPANDMVKLAAEFAGRSPFAHIRNVKIYENGDFIETSHLTSDGSINIKGVVKELSDIQYEGYVRPDHGRHIWDEKCRPGYGLYDRALGIMYLHGLWDAYQSEKRGNSNVSNS
- a CDS encoding TRAP transporter small permease encodes the protein MKIRIWLDRALSFLTVASFSGVIIVVMIQIMSRYLPYTAIWTEELTRYLFLYAICFGAPLALLRGEFINVDLIFAKMSHNVRRFYEVFIYLLILFLGVILVKEGWFFYQLGKNQTSATMPFQMSAIHASILIMSIFLVLYSIVKIIRLIRNKEDFNSQIGGGEL
- a CDS encoding zinc-binding alcohol dehydrogenase family protein; protein product: MKAVQIPKAMEMEIIDTEKPVISHPEEVLVKVKRVGICGSDMHIYHGTNPLATYPRVPGHEVAGEVVEIGSGVTGVKPGDHVVVEPIRYCGECYACRTGRPNVCSNLSVFGVHEDGGMREYFVLPEKQLHAADPGLDWDEIVLAEPYTIGAQSVWRGDVQEGDSVLIQGCGPIGICILKMAKLSGAHVIMTDLKQERLAFAKENGADEVIDAGKESVEDRVMELTGGEGPNIVIDAVCLPSTFELGVNVVSPAGRVVVLGFDEKPSPISQLPITKKEVTIVGSRLQTNQFGKVISLLNEGKLEANGFITHKFTLDEVQEAFNFVEENPDQVRKAVIVFE
- a CDS encoding S-layer homology domain-containing protein, which produces MQRAFKIILTLFLLLTIPVSIDLKKAEGSILYPDVTAFRDEILFLSDRGIINGYSNGKFGPQDPIKRVQAVHMIIRELGIKTGDAPNPNFKDVPPGSSGYDAIAKAKQLGIISGKSAGIFDPNGTLTRGQMAIILVNAYKLKGNSYSSFKDVPATASIYPFVQSLAAHNITTGYPDGTFRPNETMVRAHFAAFMSRFLNEDFKPFDMAKAPVRSTEEIAKNEQSVVVIELYDENDELVSQGSGFIVANQLVATNFHVISGGTRAVAITESGKEFELEGVVKYDDYLDLAILKPAERIGFPSLPLASFSSAVKGEKAVAIGSPFGLKNSISEGIVSGKQIFEDEMGSLKAIQTTAQITFGSSGGPLLNMKGYVLGLNSFGFEDINFAISSDYVNEFLKDYKKADFKKISTEKFSAMPVLDFEEEDEWEEDEVKEERPEPINMEPLQGTKQTLSDIFLDAVHDSELPVVYGINEDGALIAVNYETKSIKRLPFSLPAESVFYANGELYVTLLKGEHSSYWWNETQNGAVAIVDPQTLKIKKYFDINVDPYDIVADENYFYVSSGSGQWTYLKSYNKETGIEVSSKSIRQQSELFMHSDKKRIYAVNSDTSPRDMEVFTVENGIFTGGYDSPYHGDYNLDTYMTISPDGRYLFNHAGTVFRSTSLRETNMKYFTDLRTGFSDVAFNPELTEFYLTIGDRIYVYDYETFTLRKTYSMSGEGYFLFNHKGKLVVLGEEVSQSTGIWKTFIMSGNVK
- the hxlA gene encoding 3-hexulose-6-phosphate synthase, with amino-acid sequence MMKVQLALDRLTNEECFRIVKEAYENIDWIEIGTGVIKEYGMDIIRSMKKEFPEKVLVADMKTCDAGRHEANQAFGAGADIVTVMGFSHNGTIKETLEAAEAYGKRIMIDLLGIHDSARAREIHQLGARLFCLHIGKDMQKEGQLADPALFQAADGLEDSEIAIAGGISEKTIGTLKNSIVDIAIVGSAITGSEKPGASSLSLKRLIGADL
- a CDS encoding TRAP transporter large permease, coding for MMAAVLFFSFIILIFLGVPVAFSLGLSSLIYLILGDIPLNIIPQKMFGGLNSFVLLCIPGFILAGNLMNAGGITDRIINFANNCFGHIRGGLGLANVGSSMGFAGISGTALADTASIGAVLIPAMKKEGYGAGFSAAVTASSSTVGPIIPPSLPMIIVGTLASVSIGDLFLAGALPGLLLGVGLMIPTYIISVRRKYPKGERKSLKEIWKSFTGAFWALFMTVIILYGILGGYFTPTEASIIAVLYAFVIGIFVYKELPVRKIPEIMLSSMTSTASIMLLVGFANLFGWIMVSEQIPQMVADTILGISSNPIVVILLINLLLLFVGTFMETIAALVILFPVLLPVAASVGMDPVQFGVMMVLNLVIGLVTPPVGVCLFVASQIGKVSIGKTAKELVPFLGVSLAVLLLVAFVPQISLFLPSLFE
- a CDS encoding bifunctional 2-keto-4-hydroxyglutarate aldolase/2-keto-3-deoxy-6-phosphogluconate aldolase, whose protein sequence is MNGKIEVLNKLADSKVVAVVRGRTAEEAIDISAAALEGGFQAIELTYTTPDVAKVFEAVRSEGGLIGAGTVLDPETARHAILNGASFIVSPNFNRDIAVICNRYSVPYLPGCMTITEIVSALESGADIVKLFPANRFDPSFIGAVNGPLPQVKIMPTGGVNLQNIGSWLKAGAVAAGIGSDLNKAYQSGGKAAVTELCRKYIAAAEESGQK